From the genome of Candidatus Electrothrix communis, one region includes:
- the kdsB gene encoding 3-deoxy-manno-octulosonate cytidylyltransferase — MSTTPAKVVAIIPARYHSNRFEGKPLAMIAGKSMIQHVVERAWQAKLLSRVVVATDDERIAEAVTGFGGEVVMTRSDHVSGTDRLAEAAELLHIEEHSVVVNIQGDQPLFPPEVIEQVASPLLEDPALPMSTLIYKIIRPEEITDPNHVKTVFDCDKNALYFSRSPVPFQRNPEEKVQPTYYKHLGFYAYRKGFLLTFVALPEGEWERFEKLEQLRALEYGYRVRVVLTGHDSIEVDTPKDAQRVEEMIQNAPLL; from the coding sequence ATGAGTACAACACCGGCTAAGGTGGTGGCGATTATTCCGGCTCGTTACCATTCCAACCGTTTTGAAGGAAAACCGCTGGCAATGATAGCGGGTAAGTCCATGATTCAGCATGTGGTTGAGCGGGCCTGGCAGGCCAAATTGCTCTCCCGTGTTGTGGTGGCCACGGATGATGAGCGGATAGCCGAGGCTGTTACCGGCTTTGGTGGTGAGGTGGTTATGACCCGGTCTGATCATGTTTCGGGCACGGATCGACTGGCTGAAGCTGCTGAGCTGCTCCATATAGAAGAGCATAGTGTGGTGGTGAATATCCAGGGCGATCAGCCGCTGTTTCCGCCCGAGGTCATTGAGCAGGTTGCCAGCCCTCTGCTGGAGGATCCGGCCCTGCCCATGTCGACCTTGATCTATAAGATTATCAGGCCCGAAGAAATCACGGATCCGAACCATGTAAAGACCGTCTTTGATTGTGATAAGAATGCCCTGTATTTTTCCCGTTCGCCGGTTCCTTTTCAGCGTAATCCAGAGGAAAAGGTGCAGCCGACCTATTATAAGCATCTCGGCTTTTATGCCTATCGCAAGGGCTTTCTGCTGACTTTTGTGGCCCTGCCAGAAGGAGAATGGGAGCGTTTTGAAAAACTGGAACAATTACGGGCCTTGGAATACGGCTACCGGGTTCGGGTGGTCTTGACCGGACATGACTCCATTGAGGTGGATACCCCCAAGGATGCGCAGCGGGTAGAAGAGATGATCCAGAACGCCCCCCTACTATAA
- a CDS encoding PEGA domain-containing protein, with the protein MANIVFLSGCGPVSGGAGISIHSNPSGAFVEVDGMNVGTAPVTYNFIWDVTPNYIVKATKDGYVDWEETVGVHHIKGGKLQIVLKADPSFGVTAGSQATNKWLRIPTNKNISESDLWQKMVDSVTSNYDSIEQIDSESGYMRSIYKTQTFKMGGNSIFIIRTQFICAVSNRSPLVYKVKISSQKYQSSSGGIRDFDDIPEGMWKPHNRVFKSDKDMLEELLHRLQ; encoded by the coding sequence TTGGCTAACATTGTGTTTTTGTCTGGCTGTGGCCCTGTCAGCGGTGGTGCTGGAATATCAATTCACTCAAACCCTTCTGGTGCGTTTGTGGAAGTGGATGGCATGAATGTCGGAACTGCTCCCGTGACGTATAATTTTATCTGGGACGTCACACCGAACTACATTGTAAAAGCTACCAAAGATGGATACGTTGATTGGGAGGAAACTGTCGGCGTACACCATATCAAGGGTGGTAAATTACAAATTGTTCTCAAAGCAGATCCGTCTTTTGGTGTCACTGCGGGTTCGCAGGCAACAAACAAGTGGTTGCGTATCCCAACCAATAAAAATATCAGCGAATCCGATTTATGGCAAAAAATGGTTGACTCTGTGACTAGCAATTACGACAGCATAGAACAGATTGATTCAGAGTCGGGTTATATGCGCAGCATCTACAAAACCCAAACGTTTAAGATGGGCGGCAACAGTATCTTCATAATTCGCACACAATTTATCTGTGCTGTTTCCAATCGAAGTCCATTGGTTTACAAGGTAAAAATATCGTCACAAAAATATCAATCATCGTCGGGCGGTATTCGTGATTTTGACGATATACCGGAAGGAATGTGGAAACCACATAATCGTGTGTTTAAATCTGATAAGGATATGCTTGAAGAGCTGCTCCATCGCTTGCAGTGA
- a CDS encoding nucleotidyltransferase family protein → MKIIFRKKTEYFINPLLSCCACAAGDRDRSILIAEHAHKVTNWTYIVNQAERYGISPLLYKHVEEGKISIPKHAYRSLHTLFIKHRRANAIRMRSLSEILQHFDQIGIEVLVLKGAALANTVYPQAGLRPMRDIDLLVRPHDALQAQTALAELGFKAPLGLSSYLPSNHHHLTNATQMTDGLLVSVEIHHHLFPEHQHYPSVTFDDLRKSVYSFSVNEVPAYTLGHEDMLWHIYRHTLGFPAFFEPFRLIAVADLVSIIEKYITEIDWKHLQQYYPQVWNILPLLHCLTPWSNALLQEIKLPVQAAPNKAGEYFHGWPCAKVAAQRQQGKNNWDIVRDAFFPSEWWVCLHYGAGGITQRLWYRYIYHPWQIVQWLVRYGKEYFKKQ, encoded by the coding sequence ATGAAGATAATCTTCAGAAAAAAAACTGAATATTTTATCAATCCCTTGCTATCCTGTTGCGCCTGTGCTGCAGGAGACCGGGATAGGTCTATTCTGATCGCCGAACATGCTCATAAAGTAACCAATTGGACTTATATAGTTAATCAGGCGGAGAGATACGGAATTTCCCCCCTGCTGTATAAGCATGTAGAGGAAGGTAAAATATCCATTCCAAAACATGCTTACAGATCCTTGCATACCCTTTTTATAAAACATCGTCGGGCAAATGCTATTCGAATGCGGTCATTAAGTGAAATCCTGCAGCATTTTGATCAGATTGGAATTGAAGTCTTAGTGCTGAAAGGAGCAGCTTTGGCGAATACAGTTTATCCTCAGGCGGGATTACGCCCTATGCGTGATATTGACCTGCTGGTGAGACCTCATGATGCTTTACAAGCTCAAACTGCACTTGCCGAGTTAGGTTTCAAGGCTCCGCTCGGTCTATCTTCATATTTACCCAGCAATCATCATCACCTCACGAACGCGACTCAGATGACGGACGGGCTTTTGGTCAGCGTGGAAATACATCATCACTTGTTTCCAGAGCATCAACATTACCCTTCAGTAACATTTGACGATCTTAGGAAATCAGTATATTCGTTTTCTGTCAATGAGGTTCCCGCATATACATTGGGTCATGAAGATATGTTGTGGCATATTTATCGGCATACCTTAGGATTTCCAGCATTTTTTGAGCCGTTTCGTTTAATTGCTGTTGCTGACCTGGTGAGTATAATTGAAAAATATATAACGGAGATTGACTGGAAACACCTTCAACAGTACTATCCGCAAGTCTGGAACATTCTTCCATTACTCCATTGTCTGACCCCCTGGTCTAATGCTCTTCTTCAGGAGATTAAACTTCCTGTCCAAGCTGCTCCTAATAAAGCTGGAGAGTATTTTCACGGGTGGCCATGTGCAAAAGTAGCTGCGCAGCGACAACAGGGAAAAAACAACTGGGATATTGTGAGAGACGCTTTTTTTCCTTCGGAATGGTGGGTGTGTCTCCATTATGGAGCAGGTGGAATTACTCAGCGGCTTTGGTATCGCTACATCTATCATCCATGGCAGATTGTGCAATGGCTCGTCCGATACGGAAAAGAATATTTCAAGAAACAATAA
- a CDS encoding 2-phospho-L-lactate transferase CofD family protein, whose protein sequence is MENNTNIPLGDLLAGVTKKVFSPLDFMGKGSLTERVLAFALGEEPPRDVSGYTLEDWRRLAAGLCQVDVKDVRVVVLGGGTGLSNVVGGDSRREDWKETPFTGLKEVFPHLHSIVCVTDDGGSTGEMLKDFPLIGLGDLRHVLLSSIRSINLKEQYQLDDAAALKTAAALHGFFNFRFNKPPESAEQLWAESGVVPEMFPPALAGYLVDLMRRLFSDERMVAALHRPQCLGNLLLAAAVYGKLPAFFRTAELAANQKRMQTAIMEGLSDLSQAVGAGAQAVLPCTATPSQLQMLYANGVLVTGERKAGEARRGYPVERTMVCFADEPLLPEAVSQCIAEADIIILAPGSLYSSIIPILQVPGLADVIRQNEEALKLLVANIWVQKGETDATREAPEKRFYVSDLIRAYGHNISGGIHGLFSHVLTLDLADIPGSVLQNYILEKKEPIYIDSDKVRTLGFEPVRARIFSGNFLERQRVIQHDPNALALVVRSMWGLRETGLLALPSVAETSLPGPEFSVRISADKLIPCMRYERIARIVEGLEFRYLTLDANLPEKMASSLRRDISAAVLEIFWRHPDIHPDHLQCLSGISLVETASWKRCQQWDNVFSFYDPEDRCIKIRQDQVEYPERLEAAVLIALGQSLLGNYCQEKGMEDVFVQERQVGRLYRLITRKRQELNSFLSPDELDTCLQLSRMCPVKEEKHCYTRLVSGEEGFTPPGLLFGLVFAWYLDNRFASNVEYKMSVMKNIPSDLIPEQIRIMRRREKLIRFFRECIFRDQFF, encoded by the coding sequence GTGGAAAACAATACAAATATCCCTTTGGGTGACCTCTTAGCAGGCGTTACTAAAAAGGTCTTTTCTCCCCTTGATTTCATGGGCAAGGGGAGTCTGACGGAACGGGTTCTTGCCTTTGCTCTCGGCGAAGAACCACCCCGTGATGTTTCCGGCTACACCCTGGAAGACTGGCGTCGGCTGGCTGCCGGGCTCTGTCAGGTGGATGTGAAGGATGTGCGGGTCGTCGTACTGGGCGGAGGAACCGGTCTTTCTAATGTGGTCGGTGGTGACTCGCGGCGCGAGGATTGGAAGGAAACCCCTTTTACCGGCTTAAAAGAGGTCTTCCCGCATTTGCACTCTATTGTCTGTGTCACCGACGATGGCGGCTCTACCGGGGAGATGCTCAAGGATTTTCCGCTGATTGGTTTGGGCGATCTGCGCCATGTCCTGCTTTCTTCTATTCGCAGCATTAACCTGAAAGAGCAGTATCAGCTGGATGATGCAGCAGCCCTGAAAACCGCTGCTGCTCTGCATGGTTTTTTTAATTTTCGTTTCAATAAACCGCCGGAATCAGCAGAGCAGTTATGGGCGGAAAGCGGGGTGGTACCGGAGATGTTTCCCCCGGCCTTGGCTGGGTATCTTGTTGATTTAATGCGGCGCTTGTTTTCTGATGAGCGCATGGTAGCTGCCTTGCATCGTCCCCAATGCCTTGGTAATCTCCTCCTTGCCGCTGCTGTCTACGGGAAGTTGCCTGCTTTTTTTCGGACAGCTGAATTGGCTGCCAACCAGAAGCGGATGCAGACCGCAATCATGGAGGGCCTGTCCGATCTATCTCAGGCCGTCGGAGCAGGTGCCCAGGCAGTGCTCCCTTGTACGGCAACTCCGTCGCAACTCCAGATGCTCTATGCAAACGGGGTGCTGGTAACCGGTGAGCGCAAGGCCGGTGAGGCCCGACGGGGTTATCCGGTTGAACGGACTATGGTTTGCTTCGCCGATGAGCCCTTATTGCCAGAGGCTGTCAGTCAGTGTATTGCTGAGGCTGATATTATTATTCTGGCTCCGGGGAGCCTCTATTCCTCTATTATTCCTATTCTTCAGGTGCCGGGCTTGGCTGATGTGATCCGCCAAAATGAAGAGGCCTTGAAGCTCTTGGTCGCCAATATCTGGGTACAGAAGGGTGAGACCGATGCGACCAGGGAGGCCCCGGAAAAGCGTTTTTACGTTTCAGACCTTATCCGTGCCTATGGGCATAATATCTCCGGTGGGATTCATGGGCTGTTTTCCCATGTTCTCACTCTGGATCTTGCCGATATTCCGGGTTCTGTTTTGCAGAACTATATCCTAGAAAAGAAAGAGCCGATTTACATTGATAGCGATAAGGTGAGGACATTAGGATTTGAACCGGTCCGAGCCCGTATTTTTTCTGGAAATTTCTTGGAGCGACAGCGGGTTATTCAGCACGATCCCAATGCCCTTGCCCTTGTTGTCCGCAGTATGTGGGGATTACGAGAGACCGGTTTGCTTGCGCTGCCATCGGTAGCTGAGACCAGCCTGCCTGGCCCGGAATTCTCTGTTCGAATTTCAGCGGATAAGCTTATCCCCTGCATGCGCTATGAGCGGATAGCTCGGATTGTTGAGGGGCTGGAATTTAGGTATCTCACTCTGGATGCCAATTTACCGGAAAAAATGGCGTCCTCCTTACGTCGCGATATTTCTGCTGCTGTTCTTGAGATCTTTTGGCGTCACCCAGACATTCACCCGGATCATCTACAATGTCTGAGCGGGATCTCCTTGGTGGAGACCGCCTCTTGGAAGCGATGCCAGCAATGGGATAATGTCTTTTCTTTTTATGACCCTGAAGATCGTTGTATAAAGATCCGCCAGGACCAAGTAGAATATCCAGAGCGTCTGGAAGCTGCTGTGCTTATTGCCTTGGGACAGTCCTTGCTGGGAAATTACTGCCAGGAAAAGGGGATGGAGGATGTGTTTGTCCAGGAACGGCAGGTTGGCAGATTGTATCGCCTGATCACGAGGAAACGACAGGAGCTCAACAGCTTTCTGTCCCCTGATGAATTGGACACCTGTTTGCAACTCAGCCGGATGTGTCCGGTAAAAGAAGAAAAACATTGCTATACGAGGTTGGTTAGTGGTGAAGAAGGCTTTACTCCGCCTGGGCTTCT
- the mdh gene encoding malate dehydrogenase, translating into MKKKITIIGAGNVGATAAHWALTRNLGDIVLLDVMEGIPQGKALDLWQSGPLDSYAGTVTGTNDYADSANSDVVIITAGLARKPGMSRDDLLAKNVAIVKSCAEEAVKHSPNCFMIVVTNPIDAMVHTAFKVTGLDKSRIVGMAGVLDSARYRTFLAEALGVAPADVNALVMGIHGDKMLPMVRLANVGGVPITDLLSEEKIAEIVERTQQGGIEIVNHLKTGSAFYTPGLAAVEMAEAVLKDSRRVMPCAAYLEGEFGISNYFLGVPVVLGENGVERILEFALTDEEKSALQDSVKAVSAQMQATGL; encoded by the coding sequence ATGAAGAAAAAAATTACGATAATCGGTGCAGGCAACGTCGGTGCTACAGCGGCGCATTGGGCTCTGACCCGCAATCTGGGCGATATCGTCCTGCTGGATGTTATGGAAGGTATTCCACAGGGTAAGGCCTTGGATCTCTGGCAATCCGGGCCGTTGGATTCGTATGCTGGCACCGTGACCGGCACCAACGACTATGCGGATTCTGCCAACTCCGATGTGGTGATTATTACTGCTGGCCTAGCCCGTAAACCAGGGATGTCCCGTGACGATCTGCTGGCCAAAAATGTTGCTATTGTTAAGTCCTGCGCTGAAGAGGCGGTCAAGCATTCGCCGAACTGCTTTATGATCGTGGTCACCAATCCCATTGATGCCATGGTGCATACAGCCTTCAAGGTCACCGGTCTGGATAAAAGCCGGATTGTCGGGATGGCCGGGGTGCTTGATTCGGCCCGTTATCGGACCTTTCTGGCTGAGGCCCTCGGAGTAGCTCCTGCTGATGTGAACGCCTTGGTCATGGGGATTCACGGCGATAAGATGTTGCCGATGGTGCGACTGGCCAATGTGGGCGGGGTGCCGATTACGGATCTTCTCTCTGAAGAAAAGATTGCAGAAATCGTTGAACGAACCCAGCAGGGTGGCATTGAGATTGTTAATCATCTGAAGACCGGCAGTGCCTTTTATACCCCCGGTCTGGCTGCTGTTGAGATGGCCGAAGCTGTGCTCAAGGACAGTCGGCGGGTGATGCCCTGTGCCGCCTATCTTGAAGGTGAATTTGGGATATCCAATTATTTCCTTGGGGTTCCGGTGGTGTTGGGAGAGAATGGGGTGGAACGCATTCTTGAATTCGCCTTGACGGATGAGGAGAAAAGCGCCTTGCAGGATTCTGTGAAAGCTGTATCTGCACAGATGCAGGCTACCGGGCTGTAG
- a CDS encoding PqqD family protein codes for MARPIRKRIFQETIKRQQLDMTIKIPSTGKPKRKPDYYLEEIDNDFILYHFQKTQTVYLNQTASILWGLCDGRRTVDEILALFQDAFPQDNIDIHSDIKEILQQLLSINSIEIL; via the coding sequence ATGGCTCGTCCGATACGGAAAAGAATATTTCAAGAAACAATAAAAAGGCAACAACTCGATATGACAATAAAAATACCATCGACAGGGAAGCCGAAACGAAAACCAGATTATTACCTGGAAGAGATTGACAATGATTTTATATTATATCATTTTCAAAAAACACAAACTGTCTATTTAAATCAAACGGCATCAATTCTTTGGGGATTATGTGACGGACGGCGTACAGTCGATGAAATTTTAGCTCTTTTTCAGGATGCTTTCCCGCAGGACAACATTGATATTCATTCTGACATTAAAGAAATACTCCAACAGCTCCTCAGTATTAACAGTATAGAGATTTTATAA
- a CDS encoding type II toxin-antitoxin system RelE/ParE family toxin, with product MFEFSIAESKKFEKRKKKIDPSLYAKIKNTVYPQLRKNPYFGANIKKLKGDLSEYYRFRIGNYRLFYLLEENKVIVVVVDIQHRRNAYK from the coding sequence TTGTTTGAGTTCAGCATAGCGGAATCTAAAAAATTTGAGAAACGCAAAAAGAAAATTGATCCGTCTCTGTACGCGAAGATAAAAAATACTGTCTATCCCCAGCTCCGAAAAAATCCGTACTTTGGCGCGAATATCAAAAAACTGAAAGGCGATCTGTCGGAATATTATCGTTTCAGGATTGGAAATTACCGCCTTTTTTATCTCCTTGAGGAGAATAAAGTGATCGTTGTTGTCGTGGATATACAGCATCGGCGGAATGCCTATAAATGA
- a CDS encoding reverse transcriptase domain-containing protein produces MRKTWSVPYSNCGRKKTVGGGKGNRKGTPQGGVISPLLANCYLHILDRVWQRRNLKYKLGAHIVRYADDFVVMCRGDVEKPMEVVHDVLKRLDLTLNEDKTHVVDAAETGFDFLGFTIQMSRGARSGKPYPNVRPSDKSLKKVKARLTELTDRKLTCIPLSDVVGNVNRSLRGWVNYFHFRNSSKAMSKARQHAEDRLRVHLMKRHKVRGRKAALCRFPYHDLYKRYGLYKVSGKAGWRTAHASV; encoded by the coding sequence ATTCGGAAAACGTGGTCTGTCCCCTATTCCAACTGTGGAAGGAAGAAAACTGTAGGAGGCGGAAAAGGCAATCGGAAAGGCACACCGCAAGGTGGCGTGATCTCACCATTGCTGGCCAACTGCTACCTGCATATTCTGGATCGTGTATGGCAACGACGCAACCTCAAGTACAAGCTGGGGGCACATATTGTCCGTTATGCGGATGATTTTGTAGTGATGTGTCGAGGCGATGTAGAGAAACCAATGGAAGTGGTGCATGATGTGTTGAAACGGCTTGATCTTACACTCAATGAGGACAAGACGCACGTCGTAGACGCCGCTGAAACAGGTTTCGATTTTCTTGGTTTTACAATTCAGATGAGTCGGGGTGCTCGAAGTGGTAAACCGTATCCTAATGTTCGACCGTCAGATAAGTCGCTGAAGAAAGTTAAAGCGAGGTTGACGGAGCTGACAGACAGGAAGCTGACCTGCATCCCTTTGAGTGATGTGGTGGGTAATGTAAACCGTAGCCTTCGTGGCTGGGTGAACTATTTCCATTTTCGTAACTCAAGTAAGGCGATGAGCAAGGCCAGGCAACATGCGGAAGATCGATTGCGAGTTCACCTGATGAAGCGCCACAAGGTCAGGGGCAGAAAAGCGGCTCTATGCCGTTTTCCCTACCATGACCTTTATAAGCGCTATGGGCTGTACAAGGTTTCCGGGAAAGCGGGGTGGAGAACGGCGCATGCCTCGGTATGA
- a CDS encoding type II toxin-antitoxin system VapC family toxin, with protein sequence MNGILIDTNIYSEAMRGNAAVVDTLRRVPHIGFSSISVGELLSGFKSGNREQKNRRELVAFLDSPRVMLYPVVEDTAEQYSSVQHHLRKKGTPIPTNDIWIAAVSLQHGLPIYTMDKHFKQVDGLIFHVSGK encoded by the coding sequence GTGAACGGCATTTTGATCGACACCAATATTTACTCCGAAGCCATGCGGGGGAATGCCGCAGTTGTTGACACCCTCCGTAGGGTTCCACACATCGGCTTTTCCTCCATATCAGTCGGCGAGCTCCTTTCCGGTTTCAAGTCAGGAAACAGAGAGCAGAAAAACCGTCGGGAACTTGTCGCCTTTCTTGATTCGCCGCGAGTGATGCTGTATCCGGTGGTCGAAGACACTGCCGAACAGTACAGCTCTGTGCAGCACCATCTCAGAAAAAAAGGCACCCCGATTCCTACCAATGACATCTGGATTGCTGCGGTCTCCCTCCAACACGGTTTACCGATTTACACAATGGATAAACATTTTAAGCAGGTTGACGGACTGATATTCCACGTATCCGGGAAATAG